The following is a genomic window from Gemmatimonadaceae bacterium.
CTCGCACGCACACCTCAGCGCGCATAAGCTCGACTTCCGACATCCTCGTCCTCTCCACCGACCCAACCCTCGCAAAGAATCGAGTCGATAGGGGACATTTCTATTTTGGAATCAAGGGGACATTATCGGTTTGGTTCAACATCCGATTCAACACGGCCGGTCTCTGCCGTCAGCCCAGACGCTGCACAAAGCTGACTAACAGGCGCCGCAGGTCGTTGTAGGTCACCAGCGCGAACAGGAGCAGTACCACGGTCAGCCCGGCGCGGAGGATGTACTCCCGCGTTCGCAGGCTGAACGCGCTACCCTTGATCCCCTCGAGCACGCCAACGACGATCTGGCCGCCGTCAAGTATCGGAATCGGGAGAAGGTTGAACACGGCCAGGTTAGTGCTGATCAGGGCGATGAGGAAAAAGAGCTGCTCCAAGCCGCCGCGCGCGGCCTGCACAGACGCCTGCGCGATCATTATCGGGCCGCCGAGCTCGCTCGCCGAGACCTTCCGCGTCGCCAGGCCGCGCAGAGCTTCGATAACCGTGCCCGCCATTCGCCAGGTCACGCGCCACCCCGAAGTGACGGCTTCTCCGAGTCCGACCGGACGCGAAATCTGCACAGGAAGAATGCCGATGCGGCCGACTCGCTCAACCCGGCCCGTCGAAGGATTCATCGCCGTGTCAACGGCCGGCGTGACCGACAGCCGCATCCGCTCACCGCCCCGCACGACGTCGAACGCCAGCGGCACACCAGGTGACGCGCTTACTTTCGCAACCAGCTTCTCCCAGTCAACCGACTCTCCGTTGATCGCCACAATGCTGTCGCCGTGCTGAATCCCGGCGATAGCTGCGGGCCGGCCGGCGAACAGCGAATCGGCCGTCGTCGAAAGATATGGGCTCCCGTAGTGAACGAACATTCCCGTCGTCACGACGAGCGCGAGGACGATGTTCATCGTGACACCGGCGAGCAGGACCATCAGTCTCGCCCACAATGGCTTGGACTCGAACCACCTGTCCGGGGGAATCGGCTTCGGCCCGAAGGGCATCATCGCGTCGGGGTCGGCGGGCTGTCCATGCGTCGCAACTTCAGTCACGGCGTTCTCGCTACCGCCCTCGAGAAACGCCGTCGCCTCGTCATCCCTCGACGCCATTCGCACGTAGCCGCCGATCGGCAGCATGGCCAGCACGTACTCCGTCTCGCCGAAGCGCCGCTTCCACAGCGCCTTGCCGAAGCCGATGGAAAAGCGGGGCGTATAAACACCCACCGCTTTCGCGGCCAGAAAGTGTCCCAGCTCGTGCACGAATACGACGAGACCGAACACGAAGATTGGTGCGATGTATGCCAGCATCAGAAAAGCTCCCTTACCTGCCGCCGCGCCGCGGCATCAGCTGCGAGCAGCTCGTCCCGCGTTGTCCCGGGAAGATCTCCCAGGCGCTCGAGTGCCGCGCCGATCGCTCGTGGAATGTCGCCGAAGCCGATCGCGCCCTCGAGAAACAGCGCGACGGCCTGCTCGTTCGCCGCGTTGTACACCGCAGGGGCCGCGCCGCCGCGCCGGCCCGCATCTATACCGAGCTGCAGGGCCGGAAATCGCGCGTAGTCCACGGGCTCGAAAGTGAGCGGCGATACGGTGACAGGATCGAACGTCGGAACTCCGTCATCCCGCGCACGCTCCGGATGCGTCAGCGCGTAAAGCACGGGCAGCTCCATGCTCGGCACGCTCATCTGCGCCACGACGCTTCCGTCCACGAACTCGACGAACGAGTGCACGATGCTCTGCGGATGCACGACCACCTCGATGCGATCGTAAGGCAGACCGAAGAGGAAATGCGCCTCTATCACTTCCAGCGCCTTGTTCGCCAGAGTCGCGCTGTCTATGGTGATCTTGCGTCCCATCGTCCACGTCGGATGCCGGAGGGCATCCTCGAGCGTCGCGGCCGTGAGCTGGTCCTCGCTCCACCCGCGGAACGGTCCGCCCGAAGCGGTGAGAATGATCCGCTTCACGTCGGAGCGAGGGCGGCTCGCGATGCACTGCAGGACGGCGCTGTGCTCGCTGTCTACCGGGACAATTTCGCCTCCCCCGGACCTGCACGCCTCTTCAGCGAGCGCTCCGGCGACTACCAGAGTCTCCTTGTTCGCGAGTGCGACACGCTTCCCCGCCCTGAGCGCGGCAAGCGTCGCGTCAAGCCCGGCCGCGCCGACGATTGCGTTGATGACGATGTCCGTGCCCGGCAAAGTCGAAGCCTCCACGAGACATTCCACTCCGCTATGCCAGTTCGCGTGAAGCGTTTCGCCGCTGTTGACGAGCCCGACGTAACCCGGACGGAACTCCTTCTCCTGCTCAGCGAGCAGCGCCGCATTGCTGTGCGCGGTCAGTGCAGTGACGGCGAACCGATCACGCTGCCTCGAAAGCACGCGAAGCGCGGTCGTCCCGATCGACCCGGTCGAGCCAAGGATCGCAACGCCGCGGCGCGTCATCCCGGAGCCGGAAGAAGCAGATGACCGAGAAGCAGGTACGCTACGGGCAGCACGAACAGCAGGCTGTCGAATCTGTCGAGAATCCCACCGTGACCGGGAAGCAGCCTGGACGAATCCTTCACTCCGGCATCGCGCTTGAGCAGCGACTTGGCGAGATCCCCAACCTGGCCGACCACGCCCACCACCAGTGCGAACAGAAAGATTCCAATCGGCATCAGCGAAAGCTGCGCGAACGGCGTGAGCAGGAAGTGGACGTACAGCCACGCGCCCAGCATCGCAACGGCGAGGCCGCCGACGGCTCCTTCAACCGTTTTGGCCGGACTCACTGACGGCATCAGCTTGTGCCTCCCGAGCATCTTGCCGAACGCATACGCGCCCGTGTCGGTAACCCAGGTCAACGCGATCGGAAACATCACGAGAACCGTTCCCGCGGTAGCGCCCACCGCGTAATCGTGATAGCGCAGCGGATACATGTAGGCGACCAGCGCCGGATACATGATTCCCACCACCGTAACAGACAGCGACACGAGCGGCCTGCGGCTCACGCCGCGCAACCAGATCACGCTGGCGAACAGTCCGAGGAAGACAATCACCGCGACAGTGAGCGTCACGCGATACACGCCGAGGTAGCTGGCGTGAACGAGCAGCGGGATGCACGCAGCGAGAACGATTCCCGCGTTCTCCAGCGGCTCCGCCCCGCGCTCGCGCGCCATGCGGAACAGCTCCCACGCTCCGATCGCCGCTACTGCGCCAAGAGCGGTGGCGAAGATCCATCCGCCGGCATAGATGAGTCCGACCGTCAACGGTGCGCCGACGAGCACAAGAAGGATGCGCTTTGTGAGCTCGGACACGAGCTCAGACTTCCATGATATCTGCTTCTTTTCCCTTCAGAAGTTCGTCGATTTTCGCGATGAAGTCGTCGTGCATCTTCTGCATGTCCTTCTCGGCGTGCTTCACGTCGTCCTCGCTCGTATGGTCGAGCTTCTTGAGCTTCTCGCGCCCTTCCGTACGAGCGTGCCGGATGCCGATGCGCGCTTCCTCGGCGAGCTTGTGCACGACCTTCACGAGCTCCCGCCGCCGCTCCTCGTTCAGCATCGGAATAGGAACGCGGATAGTGCCCCCCTGCGACTGCGGATTGAGTCCGAGGTCGGAGTCGCGAAGCGCCTTTTCGATCGCCTGGACTTGTCCCTTGTCCCACGGCGTCACGGTGAGCAGGCGCGGCTCCGGAGCCGACACGCTCGCCACCTGGTTGAGCGGCATTGACTGGCCGTAGACCTCGACGCGGACAGTGTCGAGGAGGCTCACGGATGCCTTGCCGGTGCGGATCGACGCCAGCTCCCTCCTGGAGCTTTCCAGCGACTTGTCCATCGCCGCGCGCGAATCCCTGATGATCTGTGGAATGGTGCTCATTGAACAATTGTCCCGATGCGCTCGCCGCTGACGGCGCGCGCAATGGCTCCAGGTGTGTTGATGTTCAGAACGATTACCGGAAGCTGGTTCTCCCTGCAGAGTGCGATCGCCGTCTGGTCCATGACGCCGAGCTCCTGGACGATTACGTCGCGATAGCTGATCTCACGAAAGAGAGTCGCCGACGGATCCTTCTTGGGATCGGCAGAATACACGCCATCGACGCTCGTCGCCTTGATTATAACTTGCGACTTGGTCTGGATCGCGCGAAGCGCCGCGGCGGTGTCGGTGGAGAAGTACGGATTGCCCGTGCCGGCGGCGAAGATGCAGACACGCCCCTTGTCAAAATGACGAAGAGCGCGGCGGCGGATGAACGGCTCGGCGATCTGTTCCATGTTGATCGCCGTCATGACGCGGGTCTCGACTCCGGCGCGCTCGAGCACGTCCTGCACCGCGAGCGCGTTGATCACGGTGCCGAGCATGCCCATGTAGTCCCCGCCCACGCGGTCCATGCCGTGGCTCGAGAACTGCGCGCCGCGGACGATGTTGCCGCCGCCTATCACCAGACCGATGCCGGCGCCGAGCTCCACCACCTGCTTGATCTCGCCGGCGATACGCGTCAGCGTTTCGAAGTCGAACCCGAAGCCCTTGCCTCCGGCGAGGGCCTCGCCGGAGATCTTGACAAGTACGCGCGAATACGCCGGCGTGGCCAAGGAGGTCTTACTCCTCGCCCATCTGGAAGCGGACGAATCGGCGGACCTGGATATTCTCGCCGACCTTTGCCGAAGCTTCCTTGACGAGATCGCCGATGGACTTCTTCGGCTCGCGGATCCATGGCTGGTAGAGGAGGCAGTTGTCCTTGTAGTACGCGTCGACTTTCCCCTCGACCATGCGCTGGACGATGTTCTCGGGCTTGCCGCTCGCCTTCGCCTGCTCCTCGGCAATTCTGCGCTCGCTCTCGACCTTCTCGACCGGCACTCCGTCCTTGTCGATCGCGACGGGTGCAGCGCTCGCAATGTGGAGCGCGATCTCCTTCGCCAGGTTCTTGAAGTCATCAGTGCGGGCGACAAAATCCGTCTCGCAGTTCACCTCGACCATCACTCCTACCTTTCCATTGTGGTGGATGTAGCTCGTGATGATGCCCTCGCTCGTCTGCCTGCCTGAGCGCTTGTCGGCCTTGGCGATTCCCTTCACGCGAAGGTACTCGGCCGCCTTGTCCATGTCGCCCTTGTTCTCCTCGAGCGCCTTCTTGCACTCCATCATGCCGGCGCCGGTGCGCTGGCGGAGGGTCATCACATCCTTTGCTGTGAACATCTCTCGATTCCTTATTTATCTCGCGCCGGTGGGGCGCGTGTGTCGTGATCGGTTAAAACAACGCCGCCGGCTGGAAGCCGGCGGCGGGTCTGCCCGCAGGCAGTGGGAAGTTAACCTTCCGAATTCTCGGCGTTAGCTCCGGACTCTCCCGAGACTTCGGGAGCGTCCGTGGTTTCCGCGCTCCCCTCTGCGCTTCCCTCATTCTCTGCGCCTCCCTTCAGCCGGGCCGCGATCGCCTCGGGCTTGGCCCGTCGGCGGCGCGGACGGCGCTTTTTCTTGCGGTCGCCTTCGCCTTCCGGCTCGGCGCCACGGTCGGAGCTGTACGTGTACGACTCCGTCTCTTCCTCTTCCGTACGAATGGGAGCCTCGCGGCGCGCCTCCATGATCGCGTCGGCGATCGCGTGCGCCACGAGCTCGACCGACTTGATCGCGTCGTCGTTGCCGGCGATCGGAACCGTGATCAGATCCGGATCGGCGTTGGTATCCACGAGAGCGATGATCGGAATGCCCAGCTTGTTCGCCTCGGCCACCGCGATCCGCTCCTTCTTGGAGTCGATCACGAACATCAGGCCGGGCAGACGATTCAGGTTCTTGATGCCCGAAAGGTTCTTGGAAAGCTTGTCGCGCTGGCGGCTCATCATGAGCTGCTCTTTCTTCGTGTAGTTCTCGAAGTCTCCGCCCGTCTCGCTGCCGGCCTCGAGATCCTTCAGCTTCCGGACCTGCTTCTTGACCGTCTGGAAGTTGGTGAGGAGTCCACCCAGCCACCGCTCGGTGATGTGCATCGCGCCCGCGCGATCCGCCTCATCCTTTACGATGTTGACGAGCTGACGCTTGGTGCAGACGAAGAGAACGCTCTCTCCGCGCAGGATGACGTTGCGGGCCAGGCTCTTGGCCAGCTCCAGCTGACGAAGCGTCTTCTGGAGATCGATGATGTGGATCCCGTTGCGTTCCGCGAAGATGAAACGGCGCATCTTCGGGTTCCAGCGACGGGTCTGGTGGCCGAAGTGGACTCCGGCGGCAAGCAGCTGATCGAGGTTGGGCTCAGACATTCAGTAAGGGATCCTTTAACGCTTGGAGAACTGGAACTTCTTGCGTGCCTTGGGACGGCCGGGCTTCTTGCGTTCGACCGCGCGGGCGTCGCGGGTCAGAAGTCCGAGGTCACGAAGCTTGCGGCGGTGCGTCTCATCGAGCTTGACGAGGGCACGGGCGACGGCGAGGCGTAGCGCGCCGGCCTGTCCCGTGAGTCCGCCCCCTTCCACGCGGGCCATGATGTCGAAGCGGCCGAGTGTATCGGTCACCGTGAACGGCTGCTGGATCGCGGAGACGTGCGCGGCTCGCGGGAAATAATCGCCGAGCGTACGGCCGTTGACCTGCCACTTGCCCGAGCCGGGCTTGAGGTACAGGCGGCAGACCGCTTCCTTGCGGCGTCCGATGGTGTGCGTGGCGGGACTTTCAGCCATTACTTCGTCTCACTCTTCTTGTTGAGGTCCAGCACCTTCGGCTGCTGGGCAGCGTGGGAGTGCTTGTCGGTTGCAAAAACCCGGAGCTTGCGGCGGAGCGACTGACGGCCAAGCGCCGTCTTCGGCAGCATACCGTATACCGCCTTCTCGATCACGCGCTCGGGATGCTTTTCCAGCATCATGGCGTACGGGGTGAACCGCTCGTGCCCCATGTAGCCGGTGTGATGGAAGTAGCGCTTCTGCTCGCCCTTGCGGCCGGTGACCCGCACCTTCGACGCGTTGATGACGATGACGTTGTCGCCCGTGTCCATGTGCGGCGTGTACATCGGCTTGTGCTTGCCGCGGATGATCTTCGCGACCTCAGTGGCGAGGCGCCCGAGGACCATTCCATCGGCATCCACGACGTACCAGTCGTGCTGGATGTCGGCAGGGGTAGCGCTGTAAGTCTTCATTGAAAGGATAGTCTGATCGTGCATCGAGCCCGCACCGCGAATCTGGTTTATCCGGGGTGCCGGCCGTAGCCGAATGATGGCGAATTGGGACAGCCTTTAAACTTACAGGTCGGAAGGCCAGTACGTCAACACCAGTACGTCAACACACCAGTACGTCAACTGTACGTCAACGGCGGGCTATCAACAGATTGCCGGCTTCGCAAGGCACTCAGAGGCGGGTGAGTGGCTGGCGGCGACGAGACCGCTCGTTGCTAACCGTTTGGCTTCAGCTGCAGCCGAATCACATAGAGCGAGCGAAGCGAGCATACAATAAATCGGCTGTCTGCTGCAAGCGAGGTCATGCCAATGCATCGGAAGCACGCTACAAGTCGTCGGGCCGGAGTCCGGTCCGCTTCGCGATGCGCGCGAGCATGCGCGGTCCGATCTCCTCGCCATCGTGGAACGCGAAAATCGTCGGACCACCCGTCGCGCGCGAGGACCTTGTGGGAGCTCGCCTCGCGCTTGACCACCCACCCGATTCGGAGCAGAGCCGCCAGGACGCGCCGCGCTTTCGCGGCCGGCCACTCGCTCATTCAGTATGCGCCCGCTAATTAGGCGGCGCGGAAATCGAGCGGGAGCAGACTCGGCGCCGGCTCGCCATTCTCCAAGCGGTCAGCGAGGACACGTAGCGCGAGCGCCTGTGCTCTCGCGATCAATTTCGATAGTCAGGAACACGGGGTGAACCTCCGGGATGCGAGTACAATTTCAATCTGCTACGAAGGCTGGTGACGGCATAAACGTCTAAGTTCAGCTGCGAGCGAATTAGATAAAGTGAGCGAAGGGAGCCATCAGTAAATCGCTCGTCTGCTGCAACGCACGTTATACCGCTGGCGGGTTGATCTCGCCTTCATCCAGCAGCTCGAATGCGTTACGATAGTCGTCGAGCGCGAAATGTCTTGCCTCACGGAAGCACAGCCGGCTACTCCCAGTGACATGAAGTTTGAAGTTTCCTCGCTCACCAGCCTTCATTCTGCTGACGACACGATCGCGGAGGACCGTCAATGGAAGTATGAGGACTTGGTCAGCTGATCCCAAAACGAAGATGACAAACGCCCGAGCGTGATCGGCCCATGCCGCCAAGTCGGACGCGCTGACATCATAAAACAGATCCTCGTCCTTCGAGAACGTGATAAACACCGATGTCGCACCGTTTCCTGACAAGCGCCAATCCGGTCGGCGCGGTGCTGCTTGGCTAGTTGGTCCGAGGCGCGCCTCGACCATCCGCTGAACGGCGGCTTTCTCGACCGTGGGATCTCTACTTGGAGTCGTGGGTTGCCACACAGAGCGTGACCTCGGCGATGCGATCCATACAGGGAAGCGTGACTATCAAATGCTCTTTTGTTGCGGTATAACGTTCAAGTTCTGCTGCAAGCACACCTAATAAATTGCGAGCGTAGCGAGCTTCCAATAAAGTGATTGACAGCAGCAACGTTTGTTAGGACGCGGATTGGTAAACTTTAGAACGTAAGAGCCTTGGGAACTTGAGCCTGGATCTCTCGGCAGCGCCTCTCCATTCGTCCGAGGACCATTGTTAGCTGCTCGGCTAAGCGGCGGTCGACCTTATCATCGCCATGCAGCGATACCCACCGCGTAGGATACAGTACATCGAAACGGTATCCATCGCTTGAAGAGTGCCACCCCGCCACGTAGCCGCAAGCAAGAAGTCCGATGATTCCCGTCTTGTCACGCAGCACCTTGGATGCATTGTCGAGAGGGTCAAGACAGTTTTGAAACTGTTTGATCAGGTCAATTGGATTCTCTTGCGGCCGAAGCTCATTGAAATACGTGTCAACATTGACAGCAATGATTCCGCGATACTCTACAATCTCGAGAATTCCAACTGAACGTGATCCAACTGCTTGCCGAGACGCATTTCTGAGGTGTGACCGCAGTGTCTCGGGATTTAGAGACGACACGCGCTTGGCCTCAACGCCAATCTGTTCATCGAAAATAGTTACCTTCGCGTCGGGCGGACCGGGGTGTATTGCGAATCCGCCGAGCGCAAGTAAAGCGGGAACGTACAGCTCGAATTGAATGTTTCTGGCCGGGTCATCGCCGCCACCGGGCACAAGTGCGCCCCGGAGCATTTGTTCGAGTTTGTCCACCGTGAACGGACTGGGCGCTTGGCGACCGTCGA
Proteins encoded in this region:
- a CDS encoding M50 family metallopeptidase, encoding MLAYIAPIFVFGLVVFVHELGHFLAAKAVGVYTPRFSIGFGKALWKRRFGETEYVLAMLPIGGYVRMASRDDEATAFLEGGSENAVTEVATHGQPADPDAMMPFGPKPIPPDRWFESKPLWARLMVLLAGVTMNIVLALVVTTGMFVHYGSPYLSTTADSLFAGRPAAIAGIQHGDSIVAINGESVDWEKLVAKVSASPGVPLAFDVVRGGERMRLSVTPAVDTAMNPSTGRVERVGRIGILPVQISRPVGLGEAVTSGWRVTWRMAGTVIEALRGLATRKVSASELGGPIMIAQASVQAARGGLEQLFFLIALISTNLAVFNLLPIPILDGGQIVVGVLEGIKGSAFSLRTREYILRAGLTVVLLLFALVTYNDLRRLLVSFVQRLG
- the frr gene encoding ribosome recycling factor; the protein is MSTIPQIIRDSRAAMDKSLESSRRELASIRTGKASVSLLDTVRVEVYGQSMPLNQVASVSAPEPRLLTVTPWDKGQVQAIEKALRDSDLGLNPQSQGGTIRVPIPMLNEERRRELVKVVHKLAEEARIGIRHARTEGREKLKKLDHTSEDDVKHAEKDMQKMHDDFIAKIDELLKGKEADIMEV
- the rplM gene encoding 50S ribosomal protein L13, encoding MKTYSATPADIQHDWYVVDADGMVLGRLATEVAKIIRGKHKPMYTPHMDTGDNVIVINASKVRVTGRKGEQKRYFHHTGYMGHERFTPYAMMLEKHPERVIEKAVYGMLPKTALGRQSLRRKLRVFATDKHSHAAQQPKVLDLNKKSETK
- a CDS encoding phosphatidate cytidylyltransferase, which encodes MSELTKRILLVLVGAPLTVGLIYAGGWIFATALGAVAAIGAWELFRMARERGAEPLENAGIVLAACIPLLVHASYLGVYRVTLTVAVIVFLGLFASVIWLRGVSRRPLVSLSVTVVGIMYPALVAYMYPLRYHDYAVGATAGTVLVMFPIALTWVTDTGAYAFGKMLGRHKLMPSVSPAKTVEGAVGGLAVAMLGAWLYVHFLLTPFAQLSLMPIGIFLFALVVGVVGQVGDLAKSLLKRDAGVKDSSRLLPGHGGILDRFDSLLFVLPVAYLLLGHLLLPAPG
- the dxr gene encoding 1-deoxy-D-xylulose-5-phosphate reductoisomerase, producing the protein MTRRGVAILGSTGSIGTTALRVLSRQRDRFAVTALTAHSNAALLAEQEKEFRPGYVGLVNSGETLHANWHSGVECLVEASTLPGTDIVINAIVGAAGLDATLAALRAGKRVALANKETLVVAGALAEEACRSGGGEIVPVDSEHSAVLQCIASRPRSDVKRIILTASGGPFRGWSEDQLTAATLEDALRHPTWTMGRKITIDSATLANKALEVIEAHFLFGLPYDRIEVVVHPQSIVHSFVEFVDGSVVAQMSVPSMELPVLYALTHPERARDDGVPTFDPVTVSPLTFEPVDYARFPALQLGIDAGRRGGAAPAVYNAANEQAVALFLEGAIGFGDIPRAIGAALERLGDLPGTTRDELLAADAAARRQVRELF
- the rpsI gene encoding 30S ribosomal protein S9, translating into MAESPATHTIGRRKEAVCRLYLKPGSGKWQVNGRTLGDYFPRAAHVSAIQQPFTVTDTLGRFDIMARVEGGGLTGQAGALRLAVARALVKLDETHRRKLRDLGLLTRDARAVERKKPGRPKARKKFQFSKR
- the pyrH gene encoding UMP kinase; this encodes MATPAYSRVLVKISGEALAGGKGFGFDFETLTRIAGEIKQVVELGAGIGLVIGGGNIVRGAQFSSHGMDRVGGDYMGMLGTVINALAVQDVLERAGVETRVMTAINMEQIAEPFIRRRALRHFDKGRVCIFAAGTGNPYFSTDTAAALRAIQTKSQVIIKATSVDGVYSADPKKDPSATLFREISYRDVIVQELGVMDQTAIALCRENQLPVIVLNINTPGAIARAVSGERIGTIVQ
- the rpsB gene encoding 30S ribosomal protein S2; this translates as MSEPNLDQLLAAGVHFGHQTRRWNPKMRRFIFAERNGIHIIDLQKTLRQLELAKSLARNVILRGESVLFVCTKRQLVNIVKDEADRAGAMHITERWLGGLLTNFQTVKKQVRKLKDLEAGSETGGDFENYTKKEQLMMSRQRDKLSKNLSGIKNLNRLPGLMFVIDSKKERIAVAEANKLGIPIIALVDTNADPDLITVPIAGNDDAIKSVELVAHAIADAIMEARREAPIRTEEEETESYTYSSDRGAEPEGEGDRKKKRRPRRRRAKPEAIAARLKGGAENEGSAEGSAETTDAPEVSGESGANAENSEG
- the tsf gene encoding translation elongation factor Ts, yielding MFTAKDVMTLRQRTGAGMMECKKALEENKGDMDKAAEYLRVKGIAKADKRSGRQTSEGIITSYIHHNGKVGVMVEVNCETDFVARTDDFKNLAKEIALHIASAAPVAIDKDGVPVEKVESERRIAEEQAKASGKPENIVQRMVEGKVDAYYKDNCLLYQPWIREPKKSIGDLVKEASAKVGENIQVRRFVRFQMGEE